ctTTCCCATTCAGTagtataactgactaggtatccacctTTCCCATTCAGTagtataactgactaggtatccacctTTCCCATCCAGTagtataactgactaggtatccacctTTCCCATCCAGTagtataactgactaggtatccacctTTCCCATCCAGTtgtataactgactaggtatccacctTTCCCATCCAGTtgtataactgactaggtatccacctTTCCCATCCAGTtgtataactgactaggtatccacctTTCCCATCCAGTagtataactgactaggtatccacctTTCCCATCCAGTtgtataactgactaggtatccacctTTCCCATCCAGTagtataactgactaggtatccacctTTCCCATTCCTCAAGAGGGCTGTTTAACCTATGGTCTCACTGGGAAttatcaccttcctctctctcaaccaatgggagTAAATGTTGGGATGTATTTCTATGTCAACTTACCCTTTGTTCTCTCACTTACTGTTTTTCCAAGCAAACGTTTTCGACCTCCATCCACCAtccacctccccaccacctcCAGCTATAATAACCTTAAAGCCTGCCATTAGAAATCCTTTTCCCCAGCAGGTTTTCGATGCCAGCGGCCCCTGCCATCACACCATCTTCCTCAGAGACGAGGCCATTCCCCAAACTATTTCATAAAATGTCATATTGTACTCTGTCATTCATTCGTTAACTTTGTTATTAACTCAGTTCAGCATGTGATGGATTAAAATAGTGTTCTaactatctccctctctttctctctctctctttgcctcagAAGATCTGAGCTGCTTGTCTCCCACACGACGGCAGACCATGCATTTTGCCTAAACCcatcccccctcttcctctcaaCCAATCCGAGGCAGCCATGAACCCCCAGGAGTCGGAGTTAGGCCAGGAACTGAGCGAGGACGTGGAAGCCGACTTGCCCCCTCCTCAACGCCGTCGCCACGACAACAACACTGCCACAAACAGCAGGCGACCCCGGCAGCCTAGCAACCATAGTAGTGAAAACAACAACCACGCTGCTCCGCGCTACAGGAGTTATAATGAGGCCCCTGGTGCAGGTGGCAGCAGAATCAGAGGAGCCCCACAGCGGAGGTCAACAGAGGAGCCAGAGGCAGAGCTGCACCAGGGGGCCCAGTCCCCTCCCCAGCAGCCCCAGCTTCAGCCCCAGCAGGCCCAGGGTCAGTCTCAGCCCATCCCGCGACCTGCAGTGACACGTTACCGCAGACAGGAGGACAGTGAGGCCAGGCTCAGAGCACAGCAGCAGAGACGCAcacagagacagcagagagaggctgagagggcCCAGCAACAACAACCACCCCCACCAGGCCCACAGCCTGTTCACTCTCTACCCCCACAACCAGATGAACCAGAGGAGCAACCACCTCCACCATGCCCACAGCCTGTTCACTCTCTACCCCCACAACCAGATGAGCCGGAGGAGCAACAACCTCCACCAGGCCCACAGCCTGTTCACTCTCTACCCCCACAACCAGATGAACCGGAGGAGCAACCACCTCCACCAGGCCCACAGCCTGTTCACTCTCTACCCCCAAAATCAGATGAGCCGGAGGAGGATAAGAGtgaacagagagatgagagagagagggagagagagggtgatgatTATGCATTAGCTCGTTCTGCTAGCACGGAAAGcggtttccacacacacacagaccgggCGGAGGGCGATGCCGTCATGGCACTAGATCCTGAGGAGGAGGACGGAGGTACCTACGAGGTGACACTTCGCCCAGAGGCAGAGGGATACACAGAGAGTGCTGAGTCAGAGCAACaacaccctcaccctcaccccaACCTGAACCTCAACtacccccctcagccccctccCTTACCCCGGGAACCCCTACCAGATGTTGGGAGACCCCCCAGtcaggaggaggcagaggagaccCTGAACCCTGGAGGAGGTTACTCCAACTACGTCTACACCCAGCCTCTCTACCGCCGTGGGGGAGGGGCCAGCAGACCAGGGGGGCGGGACAGCAGCGTGGAGGAAGGGGTGGAGCCAGAAGACGAGGCGTATTCTGAAGCCTACGACTACTCCCTGACAGAACACGTCTACGAGGAGATCGGCGATGCTCCCTCTTCTGCCGCAAAGGTTGCAGAGCCTATGGACTCCAATGAGAACCTCCAGCAGAGGAAGGCGGGGTTCCGTCTGTTTGAGGGGCGGGAAGGAGGCGGGGACTACCGACAGCAGGAGGCGGTGGGGTCACGGCTCCACCACTACGATGAACGCTCGGACGGGGAGTCGGACAGCCCGGAGAAGGAGGCGGAGTTTGCTCCGTACCCACGGGCAGACAGTTGCGACCAGGACGGGGAAGAGGACATCGACATGATCGTAGCCGAGGTCAGAGAGAGTCTCAGCTCTCAGAGTCTGGACAGAGCTGCTGCCGGGCTacgggagggaggagaggaagaggacatgatggaaggaggagaggaagaggagggagagtggcCCGAATCCGAACACGCTCACAATTCTCAATCCGATGCGCCCACAGACTCCACATACCGGAAgggagagatagaaggagagggagatgagagtgAAGAAGAGAGCTTCCCAGCCCCAGCAGACTCTGACGACTGGTCTGGGGTTCGTAACAGTCGTGAAAAGAGAGACGCCATCTCCCTGGCCATAAAGGACATCAAGGAGGCCATAGAAGAGGTGAAGACCAGGACGGTGAGGTCACCCTATACCCCTGATGAACCTAAAGAGCCCATCTGGGTGATGAGACAGGACCTGAGCCCCACCGCTGAGTGTTGTGACCTGCAGCCCTCACTAGGTGGCGACGTGAGTAGTGCtttatacaagactgtgtgtgtgtgtgtgtgtgtgtgtgtgtgtgtgtgtgtgtgtgtgtgtgtgtgtgtgtgtgtgtgtgtgtgtgtgtgtgtgtgtgtgtgtgtgtgtgtgtgtgtgtgttcagtcacctgtgtgtttgtgtgtgtgtgattagtgcagatgaaggagaggaggtgaggaaaagaggaagccactgtagactattgagataaaGCCATGACACTGTTCCCCTCTTTTTGTTTATCCCCATCCCCCTTTCACATCATAACTCTATCTACTActtcatctctctgtttctctctcttctcctctgagtTGTCTGTCATACTTGTTCCCTTTCCTTTCTGAGTGGTGGCtgtctactcctcctcctctcctcctctctcctgtccctctatcccctcctctcctactatctcctctcctctcctctcctctcctctcctctcctctcctctcctctcctctcctctcctctccacctctcctctcctctcctctcctcgcctcgcCTCGCCTCGCCTCGCCTCGCCTCGCCTCTCCTACtatcttctctccttcctctctcctcttctctcctgtcctctctcctcctttcctcctctcttatcctcccctattctctattttcctctcctctccacagtcAGAGTTAGCCCTGCTCTGCTGCAGcaccccacctctcctctccacagtCAGAGTTAGCCCTGCTCTGCTGCAGCACCCCACCTATCCTCAGTCAGAGTTAGCCCTGCAAATGGAGCTGTCCTTGCCGCCAgacacacagtgcattcagaaagtattcagacctcttaactttttccatattttgttacgttacagccctattctaaaaatgattaaatgtttttttccctcatcagtctacccacaataccccataatgacatcacaataccccataatgacatcacaataccccataatgacaaagcaaaaacaggtgtttagagaactttgttgaagcacctttggtagctaTAACGttctagagtcttcttgggtatgacactacaagcttggcacacctgcattttgggagtttctcccattattctctgcagatcctctcaagctctgtcatgttggatggggagcgtcgctgcacagctattttcagatctctccggagatgttcgatcgggttcaagtccaggctctggctgggccactcaaggacattcagagacttgtcccgaagccactcctgtgttgtcttggctgtgtccaATAAGTCATtgacttgttggaaggtgaacctttgccccagtctgagatcctgtgcgctctggagcaagttttcatcaaggatctctctatactttgctccgttcatctttccctcgatcctgactagtctcccagttcctgccgttGTAAAA
The window above is part of the Salvelinus namaycush isolate Seneca unplaced genomic scaffold, SaNama_1.0 Scaffold1775, whole genome shotgun sequence genome. Proteins encoded here:
- the LOC120037610 gene encoding amyloid-beta A4 precursor protein-binding family A member 1-like is translated as MNPQESELGQELSEDVEADLPPPQRRRHDNNTATNSRRPRQPSNHSSENNNHAAPRYRSYNEAPGAGGSRIRGAPQRRSTEEPEAELHQGAQSPPQQPQLQPQQAQGQSQPIPRPAVTRYRRQEDSEARLRAQQQRRTQRQQREAERAQQQQPPPPGPQPVHSLPPQPDEPEEQPPPPCPQPVHSLPPQPDEPEEQQPPPGPQPVHSLPPQPDEPEEQPPPPGPQPVHSLPPKSDEPEEDKSEQRDEREREREGDDYALARSASTESGFHTHTDRAEGDAVMALDPEEEDGGTYEVTLRPEAEGYTESAESEQQHPHPHPNLNLNYPPQPPPLPREPLPDVGRPPSQEEAEETLNPGGGYSNYVYTQPLYRRGGGASRPGGRDSSVEEGVEPEDEAYSEAYDYSLTEHVYEEIGDAPSSAAKAGFRLFEGREGGGDYRQQEAVGSRLHHYDERSDGESDSPEKEAEFAPYPRADSCDQDGEEDIDMIVAEVRESLSSQSLDRAAAGLREGGEEEDMMEGGEEEEGEWPESEHAHNSQSDAPTDSTYRKGEIEGEGDESEEESFPAPADSDDWSGVRNSREKRDAISLAIKDIKEAIEEVKTRTVRSPYTPDEPKEPIWVMRQDLSPTAECCDLQPSLGGDSPSPGSDSQASPQGAESSVRTPMLEGSDSFESPPPSTKESRRSLASFPTYVDVPGPCDPEDLIDGIIFAANYLGSTQLLSDKTPSKNVRMMQAQEAVSHIKTAQKLAQNKMKTPEGEAQPMTEVDLFISTQRIKVLNADSQETMMDHTLRTISYIADIGNIVVLMARRRMPRPDSTDSVEVSEPDQEEKQSQYKMICHVFESED